The proteins below come from a single Fastidiosipila sanguinis genomic window:
- a CDS encoding coenzyme F420-0:L-glutamate ligase — MNRFVGTVSRGIRTPIIAEGDDIVDIVVNSILEASKYENIEFKNKDIIAITEAVVARAQGNYASIDDIAADVKSKYPDGELGLLFPILSRNRFSINLRGVARAAKKIYLQLSYPADEVGNQLISSEVVEQSGINPFSTVLNEKEFYDNFGKSSHPYTGVDYIQFYKEIIESEGCEVEIIFSNHPETLLDYTDNILTCDIHSRKDNLKRLENAGAKVLHNIDSILSESINGSGYNKEYGMLGANKATEEVVKLFPNDCQEIVDQISQRLSEESGKNIEVMIYGDGAFRDPSSKIWELADPVVSPAYTSGLAGEPEEVKLKYIADNNFSDLRGEELNEAVLDYIKHKDSEAIGKTQMLSEGTTPRKIADLVGSLADLTSGSGDKGTPVVWIQGYFDDIAAE, encoded by the coding sequence ATGAATAGATTTGTTGGAACAGTGTCCAGAGGAATTCGTACACCGATTATTGCAGAAGGCGATGATATTGTTGATATTGTTGTAAATTCGATTTTAGAAGCTTCAAAGTATGAAAATATTGAATTTAAAAATAAAGATATTATTGCTATTACAGAGGCTGTCGTAGCTAGAGCCCAGGGAAATTATGCCAGCATTGATGATATTGCTGCAGACGTTAAAAGTAAGTATCCAGATGGTGAGCTTGGTTTATTATTTCCTATATTAAGTAGAAATAGATTCTCTATTAATTTACGTGGTGTAGCTAGAGCAGCGAAAAAGATTTATTTACAGTTATCTTATCCAGCTGATGAGGTTGGTAATCAATTAATTTCAAGTGAAGTTGTTGAGCAAAGTGGGATAAACCCATTCTCAACGGTCTTAAATGAGAAAGAGTTTTATGATAACTTCGGTAAAAGTTCTCACCCTTATACAGGAGTTGACTACATACAATTTTATAAAGAGATAATTGAGTCTGAAGGATGTGAGGTAGAGATTATTTTCTCTAATCACCCAGAAACATTGTTAGATTACACTGATAATATATTGACTTGCGACATACATTCAAGAAAAGACAATCTCAAGAGATTAGAAAATGCTGGTGCCAAAGTTCTACATAATATTGATTCTATATTAAGTGAATCAATTAATGGCAGTGGCTACAATAAAGAATACGGTATGTTGGGAGCTAATAAGGCTACAGAAGAAGTAGTTAAACTATTCCCTAACGATTGCCAAGAAATTGTTGATCAAATAAGCCAAAGATTATCTGAAGAGAGCGGCAAAAATATTGAAGTAATGATTTATGGTGATGGAGCTTTCAGAGATCCAAGTAGTAAAATTTGGGAATTAGCTGATCCGGTTGTTTCTCCAGCCTATACTTCTGGTTTAGCCGGAGAGCCTGAAGAAGTTAAGCTAAAATATATTGCAGACAATAACTTCTCTGACCTTAGAGGCGAAGAATTAAACGAAGCAGTACTTGATTACATTAAGCACAAAGATTCTGAAGCAATTGGAAAAACTCAGATGTTATCTGAAGGTACTACTCCAAGAAAAATTGCTGACTTAGTTGGTTCATTAGCAGACCTTACCTCTGGCTCAGGTGACAAGGGTACTCCTGTTGTTTGGATCCAAGGCTACTTTGATGATATAGCTGCAGAGTAA
- a CDS encoding IS3 family transposase (programmed frameshift), with the protein MAKHSFEFKKKVVLEYLDDKGGFTYLSKKYGLGSKTQLRSWINAYKMFGDEGLMRSRKKEKYSFEIKLSIVELYLSSEISYQDLAIQEGISNPSMICNWVSRFRAAGPDALKPRKKGRKRKLDKPKIDNKAQEAEERIVDTSAEHVKELEDELLKLRIENAFFKRTEETAFRGRGKNERTALVINSLRGEFKLKDLLSYTGMPKATYMYWQKRLDRENPDKEIEEKILEIRDNHKDYGYRRVTGELRNQGYYVNKKKVQRIMQKLVLQVTSFTRKSRKYSSYKGKVGTVAPNRIRRRFNTCIPHQKITTDTTEFKYYEINAKGQMTMRKLYLDPFMDMCNGEIISYGIDKKPSAKNVMDALEQAIAITSDCKFRRTFHSDQGWAYQMKAYSHRLKEERIFQSMSRKGNCHDNAVMENFFGLLKQEIYYGATYYSYDELKSEIERYIKYYNEQRIKEKLGWLSPVQYRLRLLAA; encoded by the exons ATGGCAAAACATAGTTTTGAATTCAAGAAGAAAGTTGTTTTAGAATATTTGGATGACAAGGGTGGTTTTACATATCTTTCTAAAAAATATGGACTTGGCTCTAAGACACAGTTACGCAGTTGGATTAATGCATATAAAATGTTTGGTGACGAAGGATTAATGCGTTCTCGTAAAAAAGAAAAATATTCTTTCGAAATTAAGCTTTCTATTGTAGAGTTATATCTATCAAGTGAGATTTCATATCAAGACTTGGCAATTCAAGAAGGTATAAGCAATCCAAGTATGATTTGTAACTGGGTCAGTCGCTTTCGTGCTGCCGGTCCTGATGCTTTGAAACCACGCAAGAAAGGTCGAAAAAGAAAATTGGATAAACCTAAGATAGATAATAAAGCTCAAGAAGCGGAAGAAAGAATAGTTGATACAAGTGCAGAACATGTTAAAGAATTAGAAGATGAACTGCTTAAGTTAAGAATCGAGAATGCCTTTT TTAAAAGAACTGAGGAGACTGCGTTTAGAGGACGAGGCAAAAATGAGAGAACGGCACTCGTCATCAACAGTCTCCGAGGAGAATTCAAACTAAAAGACCTTCTCTCTTATACAGGCATGCCTAAAGCAACATATATGTACTGGCAGAAAAGATTAGATAGAGAAAATCCTGACAAAGAAATCGAGGAAAAGATTCTTGAAATCAGAGATAATCACAAGGATTATGGTTATCGTCGAGTGACTGGAGAATTAAGAAATCAAGGATACTATGTAAACAAAAAGAAAGTACAACGTATAATGCAAAAACTTGTTTTGCAAGTCACTTCTTTCACTCGAAAAAGCCGGAAATACAGTTCATATAAAGGTAAAGTTGGAACGGTTGCTCCTAATCGCATAAGGAGACGATTTAATACATGTATACCACATCAGAAGATTACAACAGATACTACAGAATTTAAGTATTATGAGATTAATGCAAAAGGTCAAATGACAATGCGTAAGCTTTATCTGGATCCATTTATGGATATGTGTAATGGTGAAATTATAAGCTATGGAATTGACAAGAAACCTTCAGCCAAAAATGTCATGGATGCATTGGAACAGGCTATTGCAATAACATCAGATTGCAAATTCAGAAGAACTTTCCATTCGGATCAAGGCTGGGCTTACCAAATGAAAGCATACTCTCATCGTCTAAAGGAGGAAAGAATCTTCCAAAGCATGTCTCGTAAAGGCAACTGTCACGATAACGCTGTTATGGAGAATTTCTTTGGTTTGTTAAAACAAGAAATCTATTATGGTGCTACTTACTATAGCTATGATGAGTTAAAGTCAGAAATAGAACGATACATAAAGTATTATAATGAACAAAGAATTAAAGAAAAACTAGGATGGCTAAGTCCAGTGCAATACAGACTTAGACTCTTGGCTGCATAA
- a CDS encoding cation-translocating P-type ATPase — translation MSEESKDVKYSVENPYIGSVQSVLGAQNVDPNHGLDNDEVHKRLGEYGYNKLKEEQKTPIWKRFVEQFKDVMVLVLIVAAILSGFLGDWIEMIIIISVVIINAVLGVIQEGRAADAVAALQDMSSPTARVLRNGNQEIVKSQEIVPGDIIILEAGDIVPADARLIESSNMKADESALTGESVAVDKDAEFNTDKQVGIGDRVNMVFSSTAITYGRGKAIVTSAGQNTEMGKIAERLSNIEDEETPLQKNLNQLGKYLAAIVLGVILITFVVGIMKNGAILDMLMAAVALGVAAIPEGLSAVVTIVLAIGMNRMAEQNAIVKKLLAVETLGSVNYICSDKTGTLTKNEMTVTKLYTDKQVFEVSGKGYAPEGEIRNSKDNLIETDPILDRLMDIAVLCNEAELNQSRDNNWEIIGDPTEAAMLSVAGKYGKTRKETSKNYTRLGDLPFDSARKMMSVFYDGFDEGKLSLTKGAPDVVINLCTKELTSEGVVELTEARKQEILEQNSEFAQSALRVLSFAYSEHNDGDFSDAEKDLVFVGFMGMIDPARPEAKKSIAVAHDAGIKVVMITGDHKDTAVAIAKDLDLLEEDSNVFTGAEIEAMSDEELRSVVENTVVYARVSPEHKVRIVEALKEEGNIVSMTGDGVNDAPALKKADIGVAMGITGTEVSKSAADMILTDDNFSTIVDAVESGRVIYSNIRKFVGFLLSCNIGEVLVIFIAMLVFGPDMLPLLPIQLLWLNLITDSFPALALGQEQAEPDIMDQDPRGKNAKILDADMIGSICVQAVAIFIAVFAAFMIGLNEYGIRMVDQQGDPIHETVFMYSDESIFSRDVVQAEMVDGELKPMESGLKYEYHNGYFEEDGKQVNFQADNGALTFAFLTLILAELFRAYSNRSEHYSVFRLGVFTNKYLNKAILLSVALTVLVVYIPGVNTVFGTLAINFMDWLIILGLAFIPFIIGEFYKWVFHHETREQKEARIAAGKA, via the coding sequence ATGTCAGAAGAATCAAAAGATGTTAAATACTCTGTAGAGAATCCTTATATTGGATCTGTTCAGAGTGTGTTGGGTGCGCAAAACGTTGATCCTAATCATGGTTTAGATAATGATGAAGTTCATAAACGTTTAGGTGAGTATGGATATAACAAGCTCAAAGAAGAGCAAAAAACACCTATTTGGAAAAGATTTGTAGAACAATTCAAAGATGTAATGGTTTTAGTTTTGATAGTTGCAGCAATCCTCTCTGGATTCTTAGGTGACTGGATTGAAATGATCATTATTATCTCTGTTGTTATTATCAATGCGGTCCTTGGTGTTATACAAGAGGGTAGAGCAGCAGATGCTGTCGCAGCTCTTCAAGATATGAGCTCACCTACAGCTAGAGTTTTGAGAAATGGAAATCAAGAGATTGTTAAATCCCAAGAAATTGTTCCAGGAGATATTATTATTTTAGAAGCTGGTGACATTGTTCCAGCTGATGCTAGATTAATTGAATCATCTAATATGAAAGCTGATGAATCAGCTTTAACCGGTGAATCTGTAGCAGTTGATAAAGATGCTGAATTTAATACTGATAAACAAGTCGGAATTGGTGATAGAGTCAATATGGTATTTAGTTCTACAGCTATTACTTACGGTAGAGGTAAGGCTATTGTCACAAGCGCTGGTCAAAATACCGAAATGGGTAAAATTGCAGAACGTTTGTCTAATATCGAAGATGAAGAAACACCATTACAAAAGAACCTAAACCAATTGGGTAAATATTTAGCAGCAATCGTCCTAGGAGTTATCTTAATTACATTTGTTGTGGGAATTATGAAAAATGGTGCCATTCTAGATATGTTGATGGCAGCTGTTGCTCTAGGTGTTGCAGCAATTCCAGAAGGTTTATCAGCTGTTGTTACAATCGTCTTGGCTATTGGTATGAATAGAATGGCTGAGCAAAATGCTATTGTTAAGAAACTTCTGGCTGTTGAGACTTTAGGTTCTGTTAACTATATTTGTTCAGACAAGACAGGTACTTTGACCAAGAATGAAATGACTGTAACTAAACTCTATACTGATAAACAAGTATTTGAAGTAAGTGGTAAAGGTTACGCTCCAGAAGGAGAAATTAGAAACTCCAAAGATAATTTAATTGAAACAGACCCTATCTTGGATAGATTAATGGACATTGCAGTTTTGTGTAATGAAGCAGAACTAAATCAAAGCAGAGATAATAACTGGGAAATTATTGGAGATCCTACCGAAGCAGCTATGCTATCTGTAGCAGGTAAATACGGTAAAACAAGAAAAGAAACAAGTAAAAACTATACACGTTTAGGAGACTTGCCATTTGACTCAGCACGTAAGATGATGTCAGTATTCTATGATGGTTTTGACGAAGGTAAGTTATCTTTAACTAAAGGTGCTCCTGACGTAGTTATAAACTTATGTACAAAAGAACTTACTTCAGAAGGTGTTGTTGAGTTAACAGAAGCTAGAAAACAAGAAATCTTAGAGCAAAACTCAGAATTCGCTCAAAGTGCTTTGAGAGTTTTATCATTTGCATATAGTGAGCATAATGATGGTGACTTCTCAGATGCAGAAAAAGATTTAGTATTTGTTGGTTTCATGGGTATGATTGACCCAGCTAGACCAGAAGCTAAAAAATCAATTGCAGTTGCACACGATGCTGGTATCAAAGTAGTTATGATTACAGGTGACCATAAGGATACAGCAGTAGCTATTGCGAAAGATTTAGATTTACTTGAAGAAGACTCAAATGTATTCACAGGTGCTGAGATTGAAGCAATGAGCGATGAAGAGCTTCGCTCAGTTGTAGAAAATACTGTAGTATACGCAAGAGTTTCTCCAGAACACAAAGTTAGAATTGTTGAAGCGCTAAAAGAAGAAGGCAACATCGTATCAATGACAGGTGACGGTGTTAACGATGCTCCAGCTCTTAAGAAAGCTGATATTGGTGTCGCAATGGGAATAACTGGTACTGAAGTTTCTAAGAGTGCAGCCGATATGATTTTGACTGACGATAACTTCTCAACAATTGTTGATGCAGTTGAATCAGGTAGAGTTATCTATAGTAATATTAGAAAATTTGTTGGTTTCTTATTATCATGTAACATTGGTGAAGTTCTAGTTATTTTCATTGCTATGTTGGTATTTGGCCCAGATATGTTGCCATTACTACCAATTCAATTACTATGGCTAAACTTGATTACTGACTCATTCCCAGCTTTGGCATTAGGACAAGAGCAAGCAGAACCAGATATTATGGATCAAGACCCTAGAGGTAAGAATGCTAAGATTTTAGATGCTGATATGATTGGGTCAATTTGTGTGCAAGCTGTTGCAATTTTCATTGCTGTATTTGCAGCATTTATGATTGGTCTAAATGAATATGGTATCCGTATGGTTGACCAACAAGGTGATCCTATCCATGAGACTGTATTTATGTACTCAGATGAAAGTATTTTCTCCAGAGATGTGGTCCAAGCTGAAATGGTAGATGGTGAACTAAAACCTATGGAATCAGGATTGAAGTATGAGTACCATAATGGTTATTTTGAAGAAGATGGTAAGCAAGTAAACTTCCAAGCTGATAATGGTGCTTTGACATTTGCGTTCTTAACGTTGATCTTAGCTGAGTTGTTCAGAGCTTACAGTAATAGGTCTGAGCACTATAGTGTATTTAGACTAGGTGTATTTACTAACAAGTACTTGAATAAAGCGATTCTACTTTCAGTTGCTTTGACAGTGTTAGTTGTATATATTCCAGGTGTTAACACAGTATTTGGTACGCTAGCAATTAACTTTATGGATTGGTTGATAATCTTAGGTTTAGCTTTCATACCATTTATTATTGGAGAGTTCTACAAATGGGTATTCCATCATGAGACTCGTGAGCAAAAAGAAGCAAGAATTGCTGCAGGTAAAGCTTAG
- the secG gene encoding preprotein translocase subunit SecG yields MDVMVTILAVVIILIALGTIYLVLQQDENDQGLGSLSGNTDSFYSTNKGRTKDVFLNRLTKILITAFIILNVVVNLMIG; encoded by the coding sequence ATGGATGTAATGGTAACAATTTTAGCGGTTGTAATTATTTTAATAGCTTTAGGAACAATCTACTTGGTATTGCAACAAGACGAGAATGACCAAGGTTTAGGATCATTAAGTGGTAATACAGATTCTTTTTATAGCACAAATAAGGGAAGAACCAAAGATGTTTTCCTTAATCGCTTAACTAAAATTTTAATTACTGCATTTATTATTTTAAATGTTGTTGTTAACTTAATGATTGGTTAA